CCTTTCCAATGTCAATTTTCCCTTTTTAAGGAGGTCTATCaaggaatgattttttttgttcaaatttaaaaatttaaccacgGTTGAACTGATACTCAAATTGTGACGACACCTGTGAGATAGTAAACCAATAGTAAATAGTTCCAAGAGTTGAAACATCCCTTcgaaaacatacatgtaactgaTGCCATCACGAGTTTAAGATCGGTTGCATGTTGCCCATTCAGTTTTATATGGtagtgtttagttttttttttctttttatggtTTTCAGTTTTTGCCATGATattgtcaaattgtttttgATAAGTGATATtgcattaaatatcattttggTGTCTTTTGTCCTTTTTTGGGGTGTTCATTATGGAATATCTTGTTTCACAGATCTAGATGATGAACAATTAATTCTATTTGTTGATACCACTATCCCGCCTCTAAGAGCCCCTACCCCTACCCCCGCCCCCATTGAATCTTTCTACATTGAATTTGTGAATCTGCTGTAAGGCttactattatttattatggtatggcgttttcagtttgtcTCCGAAAAtttctatgagtttgaatgtcgtATTTCATACCTTACGGCTTTGGGCGTTCgggatgaaggtaaatccagagaAGGGTCACGGAAGCATGAAATTTATAATGCATTGTGCTATGTTTATACAGTACTGAGTCGGTACTTCTGCTGAtggactataagtccccgaAGGTGTCATTAGCTCAGTTGTCAATACATCTGTACTGACATGATGTGTGATTTTTTATAcactcttttaaattttaaaaggaactatGGCATAAACTCTCTAAGACAAAGTTGTTCTTAGATGAAATTGgctatttttgtttgatatcctATATTAGAAATGGCATacctaaatgaaaaacattttaggCTTCCCtttcaaattttcacatttgtCGTCAGCAAAGTTGTTAAGTATATCTTTTGTTAACACTGTGCTGTCCTTAGTACTAATTTCGTGTTGTCTCCCGTTGCTTTCTGTGTCTTTTTCTAAGCCGTGTGAGCTGATTATACACGCCATACAGTCATGATCGATGCCTATTTCATTTCTGATATCTATCAACAGAAAATAGTAGATaatagtttcaaagatatatcACTTTGAAAGATACGAAAAATAgtctacaaaattaaaaatactttattGCTAACATTTAAgcttaaaacaaatcttttaaaagcGAATGCatacacaaaagtacatatatatttatgagaggatgtgatatgagtgccaatgagataactctccatcgaAGTCAATATTTGTTAGATTAAACCATGATAGGCCTAGTACGATCTTTATTAGCCGTAGCTGACACCACACAGCAggataaagggccccaaaaatgactgGTGTCAAAACTTTTAAACGGGGAAACAAACCGTCTAATCTATATGAATATCGAGAACcgaaaaacacttatgaaccaaaTCAATAATTTAATGAACACCaagttcctgacttaggacagatgcaaacaaatgcagcgggttttaatgttttaacagTATCAATCTTTACCCttacctgaaacaatagtgttaCGTCACAACATAGAATAGAATATGCTTCTAACAAGAGTATCTCccgtttagtttagtttaaacatattaacGCTGTACACGTATAATGCATGCGTTGTCGATCTTTCGataggggttaaattgaagttcacatgaatacggatttgaAGAGGTCGacttattcacttgcaagtgaatgagtaattattaatttttcttcgcctattttgacaaaattgaaccattttggctgctaaaagcgaattatgatttcactatttcactttcattattgattaaacaaaaaaaatcttacttaaGATACTTACTGTGCAATAGGTTATCCGATGGAAACTGTCTGATATAGATTAGTCATATAAGTATTCaagaaaatatgatattattGTTACTATATGGTAagtaaataagtaaataaaccTTATCTGTATAGTttttcatgtacatgcatttatacAACATGTGCAAAGTGTTGGCAcccacaccacatctttttataactATGTGTAACACTTAAACTTTAAAGGCAAATTAAGTTTTGCAAGAAAGAAAGAAACTGACACCAAATTGTTATCGGATCCAGATGTAAAGGTTCTAGCATTTATAAGTGACTTCAGATAGGAGAAGCTAGTGTCTAAGTCTTTGATTAGACATCATACCTTCAAGCTCCTCGAGCAATTCCTTTTTAGActtattttctaaaagttttatcGCAAATCCTAATAGCTGAAAcaattctgtcatattttcacGGTCTTTAACAGCATATTGGCgatctttttcatattgaaactCAGAATTAATTATGAATATTGCATAACCCATCTTGTTCCTGGTGAATTGATAGCAACTACTGTTTTCCGTTGCTGATGATGACTGAGTGGCATTATCATGGAAGGTATGTTCTACTTTTCTTGGTGACAATCCGTACAAACTGTATGTTCCTCCTAACGATGTTGATGTCATCGAAGAGTCCTTTGTCGTCTCAGAGATGCTCTCTGGTTTTACCATACATGCACCTTTCATTCTACAATTGAAATTGTCGTTAGaaacacacataaaaacaatatcgagtaaatatcaaaacaattggttaaaattttattgatgataattattttatgtgCAGTGGAAATATATAAGAAAACTCACAGGAGGATAAATTTACCTAGAGAAAAAGACCCaggattatgtttatttttctagaAATTAAAAAGtgcaaactaaatattttttagggAATCAGTATATGTTACCACCTTGGTCATAAAATGTAGGTAGGTTTATCACTAGTTCCCCGTCAATTTAAATCAGTTATCAGCATGTGGAAATCAATAATAAGAACACACAATTATGTTCTCAGTGCAATTTGTTTATAATTGCCAGATAAAATATAGACCACTGATATGAAAATTGAAGATAGAGACAAACCCTCACAAGGAAATCGATCATGGATAAATATCTTCAAACAAGCAAAATTACCGTTGTATTGATTGGCCTGATTGACAGTTTCTATCTGGGCAGTTTTTCTTTTGGGAAACTTTAACTTTTAAGTTGCAATGTGTTATTAGTTTTGTTGACCTGCATTTTTTTCATGGAATcttttctcattgacaatcatacaacTTCTCATTCCCCTTCAACAATATTGTCTCTCAACTATGTTTACCCTCCTTTGTGTGTTTTGCTATTGTTGtgaaaatttcaattgataGCGGGACTCCTAAAAGATTATCCATGATATGTTAATGAAAACCTGCACATAATTAAATCATTGGAATCAATTCTCATAATAAACTAATTTAGACATTTGTTTTAGCGAAACCAATGGTAGAAAGACATGAGAGAATCTGAAACTGATAGACGTATATAAGTCATAAGTATATATAACTTCCGTAAGAAATTATATCTCTTGcataatacttttaatttatcgttattcttttttatacccAGATCTAGCAGTAAAttaaaacacatgtttaatCAATATAAGAAATTAATGCCCTCAACTACTAATTTGTAAAGTATCGAATATTTTGcacacgggtgtgttctagtttatTGATTATTAAAGCTCATGATTGCTCATAATGTACGGAATTCATTTAAAGAGTTGTCTTTCGTACACGAAAACTGTACCTCCAAAGTTATTAAGATAAACGAAAAAAATGACACGATATAAGTTTAACATTCTCCATCCCAATTGGTTGAACGACACGAGACGACTGTGCCTCCACTGGCAAGCTACATGTTTTTTGCAGTCTTAGAtctttatatacaaatacagttttttttatcttaattttactTATGTTCTTCTCTTGATTGTGACAACTGATTGAGTGCAGATTCGCAATATCAGACGATGCAAGCATGGAGAGATACACTCATTCTTTCGACCCACTCTCGCTGTTTGTTGCATGGATTCCCTCATCTTTTGTCTTATCTATGGGTTTtcttaattgatttaaaatgcACATACTGATAAGTGGAATAAACAGcatgtggattcatttattttcgtgggtaccaagtTTTGCAATTAATGCAtgttcggggattttttttaattttgttgtttttctgcATTCAAGCTTAAGgacaatttgttatttgtttgacatttaattttgtggttcacATGTACCCACGGAATCCACGAACTTTGATAAACGCCAAATAATAATACATCCACAGTATATCAGAATGAAAACCAATCAGCATTCACGAATGTTGATTAATGTAAGTAATGCACAAATGAAATTAATGTTGCAacataaatgttatatatagtaaaagagggacgaaggattccagagggacagtcaaactcataaatcgaaaataaacaaacaacgctatggctaaaaatgaaaaagacaaacagacaaacaatagttcacgTGACACATCAtagaaacatgaaaaataagcaacacgaaccccacaaaaaaataGGGTTGAACTCAGGAAcaccggaagggtaagcagatcctgctccacatgtggcactcgtTGTGTGCTACTTAAGTGATAataaatctggtaaatagtccAATTCGGAAGGTCGCATTCATAAAAGGGAAGAGGAcgtatccgatatcatttgtgaaacggttattctataacagtcaaccaactcgtgtcCGTAAAATATAGTAATATGTTTCTAAACTGTCAATTACCTTTCAATCAGATTCTTTATACTGGAATCATCAAAGTGGCTTTCTATAAAGAAAGATGTTAAATGGTATACTTTTGCAGAAAAAAAGCGTATGTAACGTTTATCGTATGGTCTGTGTTTAACATATTGAGAGGGGATTACGGTGGTATATGGTTGCTTTCATCCCTGGAAAATTTCATTATCAtctatttcacaatttttgatTTGTATACTGTATCTCCTTGTTCATACCATCACTATATTCCAGAGTGTTCAATTGGTTGTGCGATGTCACGTTCTGACTATATCAAGTATTAAATGTACGGTGTACCTAAGTATTCTATCTCTTGGTTGCCCCATGTATGGTctgttaaatattcaaaattagatACTCATGGGTTTTTCACGTTAGTCGATATGTTATAGTTATAGATAATACACAGTCCACCATTGCTATAATATGTTACATATACACCCAATACATTTGATATCCTGACTTTCAACATCAGCTtaaacaaattaacattttgtcaGAAAGTGTAAAGAGTCCTATGAAAGTGGTTGTTCCATAGTTAAgcatgataatttaaaaaaaagaaatataaaaaataacatagtcTTCTTCCTAAGTAAAATAAGagcataatttatttttaaaacgatGTCTTAGCATTGAacgttttgttacatctatttatATATCTGTAATTCATATATATAGTGCGCACATTTGAAGACCCGGCAATAAAGGGTATAAATTCCGCCATCAGCTTGGTTTAATGCTTTaggtaaaaatatatgtatgttattaatgttattttgttcttttacaTATTTATGGAAGATGATAGGCATACGTAAATGAAACAGCCATCTGACAACAAggcaaaaaacataaaaacatgaTGGAGTTGTCGCTGTTCATAATATTTAGCAGTTTCAATTctgttaagaaaataaataatgattcgTGAATAAGTTCAGACATTTCATCTTTCGCTTAACTCAGAACTGGCCATCAGAATAGTGATTTTGAGAATGaacaataattttaatgaaaacagattaatgtatatgaattaaatcaatgaataaattgagaatggaaatggcaaatgtgtaaaagagacaacaacccgaccatagagctgacaacagcagaaggtcaccaacaggtcttcaatgcagcgagaaattcccgcacccggaggcagCTGGTTTGTATTTACCTATAGTTTTCATGATACGATTTATAAGATTCAAAGTACTGACAACACCTATCctataataacaattttttaacCAAAGTTAAAGATGTCATCATATAATGACGAAGTATTGCACTATCATGaatgagtttattttatatttgcatgTTAGTCAATTCTAATGATCTCACTACAAGTATGTCCTGGTTAGGACGGAAGTGAGCAATTTCAATTGACATCACAAATTGAACTGTTAAGTATTTCAAAACCACACTTACCTGGTTGCataatttttctttcttatCATCTATTGTGATGTTATATCTTGCTTTTTATCTTTTGGTATACTAATTTTTCCTTGTCAAATAATCTAAAATCAAAACTTGATAAATGTTTCTGTAcgttacaaaaataataacttgAGTCAGTAAAAATCACTTTGTTGAATATATTGTCAGATAAATTCGGTAGACTTACACTTGTTTTCaatctataattataaattctacgaaaagtttaaagttattttaatttaaaaaaattgataaacacaAGCCATCTATTTAAAGACGTCTGTCGTTTAGATTTAGCTATACATTAACCTaaaagccaaaagtttaaaaactagAATTTCGTCTTGTTTTGTATTTGAGTGTATGACATGATTTAAATTCGTGGTAATGTGATGTGTAATAGTCAATGACATGCAATGGTATAACAATTATTTCGGATATCTATTGTAAACTTTGGCtgtatttgaatttgtttataatttaaatgtcCGCACTGTTAAAAGGATTAAGCAATCTATAATTTGTTCgttgttatatcaatattaatgGCATCAACATAATGTTATCCATGCAAGTTGTATTCCTACTTCAGGGGTGACTGGGGGTAACGGCGGTCAACTAAACGATTAACAACACGGAATATGTTCTAGCACAgcattcaaagtcaataacagaaaagataataattattaagtaccttaatgttttatattatattgtactTACACTCTTACTGTaatgaaagttattaaaatctaactggaaaatattgttttggctAGTTatacaactttttaattttctattgtaGAATGTGAATAAACTCTTCATAGAtaacaggactaaatttagtatatacgccagacgcgcgtttcgtctccaaAAGACTAATCAGTATTGCAGCGCTTTGGCTCATAACAATGTCTGGTCACATACTTGGTTTCTAATATCAAAAACGAcactaaactagaggctctaaagagcatgtgtcgctcaccttggtatatgttaattaaacaaaggaagcagacagttcatgacaaaattgtgtttaggtgattgtgatgtgtttgtacatcatactttactgaacattcttgctgcttacaattatctctatctataatgaacttgtccgtgtagtttcaattttatgaaaattgttaaaaaattatcataaaggacaataacttctgagggatcaattgaccattttggtcattttgacttatttttgagttttaaatggctgtacattattgctatttacagtttatctctatctataataatattcaagataacccaaaacagcaaaatttccttaaaattaccaattcaggggcagcaacctaacaacgggttgtcagattcatctgaaaatctcagggcagatagatcttgatcagATAGACATTTTTACCCCTtgacagatttgctcttaatgctttggtttttgagttataagccaaaaactgcattttagccttatgttctatttttagccgtagcggccatcttggttggtttgtccggtcacaaaacacattttttgaactagataGCCTagtaatgattctggctatgtttggtaaaatttggcccagttgtttcagagcagaagatttttgtaaaagttaactaagatttacgaaaaatggttaaaaattgactataaagggcaataactcctaaaggggtcaacgaACCATTTGGTtttgatgacttatttgtaaatcttactttgctgaacatttttgctatttacagtttatctctatccataataatactcaagataatatccaaaaacagcaaaatttccttaaaattaccagttcaggggcagcaacctaacaattGGTTGTTCcattcatatgaaaatttcagggcagatagatcttgaccagataaacaatttgactccttgtcagatttgctctaaatagtttggtttttgagttataagccaaaaactgcgttttacccctatgttctatttttagccatgacggccatcttggttggtcgGCCGGgtcaaaaacacaatttttaaactaaataccccaaagatgattgttgccaactttggattaatttgacctggtagtttcagagaagaagatttttgttaaagatcatggagatttacgaaaaatggttaaaaattgactataaagggcaataactcctaaaagagtcaactgaccattttggtcatgttgacttatttgtaaatcttactttgttgaacattattgctgtttacagtttatctccatctataataatattcaagataataacccaaaacagtaaaaattccttaaaattaccaattcaggggcagcaacccaacaacgggttgtctgattcatataaaaatttcagtgcagatagatcttgaccagataaacaatttgacTCCTTGTCGGGTTTGCTCTAAAtggtttggtttttgagttataagccaaaaactgcattttacccctatgttctatttttagccatgacggccatcttggttggtcgGCCGGgtcaaaaacacaatttttaccccaaagatgattgttgccaactTTGGAATAGTTTgacctggtagtttcagagaagaagatttttgttaaagatcatggagatttacgaaaaatggttaaaaattgactataaagggcaataactcccaaaggagtcaactgaccattttggtcatgttgacttttttgtaaatcttactttgttgaacattattgctgattaaagtttatctccatctataataatattcaagataataaccaaaaacagtaaaatttccttaaaattaccaattcaggggcagcaacccaacaacgggttgtctgattcatatgaaaatttcagagcagatagatcttgacttgataaacaatttactacagtcaaatttgctctaaatggtttggttttttgagttataagccaaaaactgcattttacccctatgttctatttttagccatcgcggccatcttggttgattggccgtgtcaaaaaacacaaattttaaactagataccccaaagatgattgtggctaagtttggattatttagcccagtagtttaagaagagaagatttttgtaaaagttaacgccggacgacggacgacggacgacggacgtcAAGTGATTGGAAAAACTCACTTGGCCCCTCGGGCCCGGTGGGCTAAAATTGGGGAATACATATCTAGGAAAAGTAATCGCAGCATTAAGTAAGACAGCGACAGAAGATGTTATTTAATGAAGTGAAAAAACATGAAACTAGCTACGCGCATGTTGCTTGTAAAGAAATCCTCATGATAATCACAATCCACAAATCTCCATTGAAAACATATTTGGCAACAATTATGTGCAATGACGGTGGTGTgttcattttgtgttttataacaTGATTCGGTGATTCAGATCAGATGGCCGAAAACATGCACGTTAAGTAAAGACGATCACAGACAgcacaaaataattaaatattttgagtatgttaaaaatgtaaaaagtaaaatcacaaaaatactgaacttcggaaaatctaatcggaaaagtccataatcacatgacaaaatcaaataacaaaactcatagaaaatgaatggacaagtactatcatattcctgacatgaatatcaataatgtggtcattttttttaattttccgtttacaaaactttgaattttcgaaaaactaaggattttcttatcccaggtatagattaccttagcagtatttggcacaactttttggaattttggatcctcaatgctcttcaactttatacttttttggcttgatacatattttgatttgagcgtcactgatgagtcttatgtagacgaaacgcgcgtctggcgtactaaattataatcctggtatctttgataactattggtacaggcattttcaaatgtagaaaatggtggattaaacgcTACTAGTTTCGTTCTTTTCGAAGTATATTCGATTCCCTCGAAATAGTATACAAGTAGAAGATGGAGTAttattgtcaataagacaacttttcACCAGAAACAAAATGGCAAGTTGTTAGTTGCATGATTGAAAAGAGACAAACATTTCCATACTACTGTCTCTAATGCATAGAAagtgtttataaataaataaatcaggCTTCAATATAAATAAGTACACATCTAATGAATAAAGTGTAAAGATATCTTAACTATTCTGAgaaaaaacattacattaaacaaTTACAACATATAAGTTATGTAAGTATTGAGTATTAACAGGATCTTGAAACCTAAGTGTTTGTCACACATGGTTATTTAATGTTGAGCTATTACTGTGTACTAATTTGCGGAACAGACATCAATGCCACTATCAATGACAGCAGTATTAACAAGattattaatttacaacaaaGCTGTTATAAAAAAGATTACAGTTTTGCACTGTATTAATTTCGTTAACTTAAATAAACCATTATCAGGCGATATCAATGGCCTGCACACATAATGAGTCCTTATTGTAACTGAATTGTGAATTAACTCTTAATGCTCAAAGTtgaaatatatttctaataacA
Above is a window of Mytilus trossulus isolate FHL-02 chromosome 4, PNRI_Mtr1.1.1.hap1, whole genome shotgun sequence DNA encoding:
- the LOC134713936 gene encoding caspase-6-like isoform X1, whose translation is MQPESHFDDSSIKNLIERMKGACMVKPESISETTKDSSMTSTSLGGTYSLYGLSPRKVEHTFHDNATQSSSATENSSCYQFTRNKMGYAIFIINSEFQYEKDRQYAVKDRENMTELFQLLGFAIKLLENKSKKELLEELEDIRNEIGIDHDCMACIISSHGLEKDTESNGRQHEISTKDSTVLTKDILNNFADDKCENLKGKPKMFFI
- the LOC134713936 gene encoding uncharacterized protein LOC134713936 isoform X2 → MQPESHFDDSSIKNLIERMKGACMVKPESISETTKDSSMTSTSLGGTYSLYGLSPRKVEHTFHDNATQSSSATENSSCYQFTRNKMDIRNEIGIDHDCMACIISSHGLEKDTESNGRQHEISTKDSTVLTKDILNNFADDKCENLKGKPKMFFI